From Haliotis asinina isolate JCU_RB_2024 chromosome 8, JCU_Hal_asi_v2, whole genome shotgun sequence, a single genomic window includes:
- the LOC137295102 gene encoding AN1-type zinc finger protein 3 homolog yields MEDSNSSEPPRCPCGFWGSSETSGLCSKCYKDLRKPSVPQPTSALRSTMDSAPHSSRTNPENLSKKNSKAEELQIPNGENPKDLSNFKGNVCDKHSDSAGSAQCELSSDKKSPSECTSPQKCETKHTAQEGQECSSSQSSSDVTLDGNRGTKRDNSVLSDDSESSPKKPNVVQKNKKRCYKCSCKLELAQRAIGRCRCGLVFCPLHRLPELHECEFDHKEEGREKAREKMVKPTRHLGTSFRRLESDS; encoded by the exons GTCTAGTGAAACATCAGGTTTATGTTCAAAGTGTTATAAAG ATTTGAGAAAGCCAAGTGTTCCTCAACCAACCTCTGCTTTACGAAGCACAATGGATTCAGCTCCCCACTCCTCACGGACAAATCCAGAAAATCTATCAAAAAAGAACTCTAAAGCAGAAGAGCTCCAAATACCAAATGGAGAAAATCCTAAAGACTTGTCAAATTTCAAAGGAAATGTGTGTGACAAGCATAGTGACTCAGCAGGTAGTGCACAGTGTGAACTTTCTTCAGACAAAAAGTCACCGTCGGAGTGCACATCCCCACAGAAATGTGAGACAAAACATACCGCTCAGGAAGGTCAGGAGTGCAGTTCCAGTCAGTCCAGCTCCGATGTAACACTGGATGGAAATAGGGGTACTAAAAG AGATAACAGTGTTTTATCAGATGATTCAGAGTCATCGCCCAAAAAGCCAAACGTGGTCCAGAAAAATAAGAAAAGGTGTTACAAGTGCAGCTGCAAGCTGGAGCTAGCGCAGAGAGCAATTGGGAGATGTAGATGTG GGCTTGTATTTTGCCCCTTGCACAGATTGCCTGAACTTCATGAATGTGAGTTTGACCATAAAGAAGAGGGCCGAGAGAAAGCTCGTGAAAAAATGGTTAAGCCAACACGCCATCTTGGAACTTCCTTCAGGCGTCTTGAGTCCGATTCTTGA